TACAAGCCGGAAACGAATGCATAATAATCCGATACTGTGgataatgaagaagacaagcAAGCGTTCGTTCGAGATGATGACTAAGTCACGTGATCTTGACGTCAGTACCTCACCTTTAATAAGCCCATCGAGGTGTATCCTTACGTAAATGTGCTCGACAACGCCGAAGGACAACGGGCCCGATTTCGAACGAGGATGGTAATCGGAGACGCTAGACGATAGATAGATCACGGAGAAGTGATTGTATTATCTGGTCGTCCTAGACAACCATCTGCGACACTATCTGTGCGAGCAGGATATGTCCAACTACAATCCTCTCTTACCAAACGTCGACGAACCAATCACTCGCTCTCGAacactcttctttctctccatccgcGACTCCAACCCGTTCTCGCGCGCCCGACCTAGTAGAGAATATGGTCACCAAATCAGccttgatgatggtggtggtgatgaaggggaggaagacaGACTGATAGGTGGGAGGGgagggtggaaagaaatTGGTATGAAGGGGTTACCGCCAAAATGGGTCGATTTGAGtgaggaagtggaggaaatTCTGGGACGGACAAGAAACAAGAGTAGGGGGATGTTGGACTTTGAGTTCGGTTGACTTTGCTGACTTTTTGGATTTTGGCGTAGTCGCTGCTCTGGATAAGCTCCATGCGAAACATGTCTTACCTGGCTTCACAGATCGGTCAAGCGAAGAACGTGAGATTGAGGGACAGACGATTGGCATCACTCGTGTAAGACAAGAATtacgtcctcttccacattGTCATTGACATTAAATGTAGGATTTCAAACGCTGCACATCCCTAATAGGCAGCATCACGCCAGAACGCGGTGCGCCTCGTGTTCAAGTACTGACTGCGAAGAATGTGCAACGTGGCTTGGCGCAAAAGGTACAGGAAATGTCGGGACAGTTtaggaagaagcagaaagtTTACATGTCTAGTACGTCTTTATCTCCGGCTTGGGGTGAATACTACTGTGAGATAGAGGTTGACCTTGCCTCAATTTTGTTTCTTAGAATTACAAGGACATCAAATTAAGAACAAGGATCTGATGGTTGCGAGTGGCGCAATCACATTAAAGGGCACAGAGCTGCTCGATGAGTTACAGGAAGACGAACAGGCTGTAAGCACcttgatttcttcctccattgTCTTCGCTCACATTGTTACTGCAGTCCCAAAATCAACTCTCCCAAATGCACCAAACACAATCTGCAGTAAACATTGACATCAACCAACGATCTCGTGAAATCACCCAAATCGCATCCTCCATTTCTGAACTCGCCGAGCTCTTTCGCGATCTAGGACAGATGGTTGTTGAACAAGGGACAGTGTTGGATAGTGTGGAGTGGAATGTGATGGAGGCGGCGAAGGAGGTgaaaggtggagaggaggagctggtTGTCGCCAGACGGTCAGTTTATCTTATCTCTAACAATCAATGGAATGAAGCTAATAAAATGGTTAGGTACCAATCCAATACGGCTCGGCGAAAAtgtatcttcttcctgctccttTGCATATTCGCCCTCATCCTTATTCTCATCTACAAGCCTCGTTCGcatccttccccttcttcccccgctttctcctcatccttgtTATCATCAAATCCTACAGCTACATCATTGTCTTGGGGAAAGTCAACAGCTCGTGTAAGGCCTTCACATACGAAAGGGAATGGGAAAGGTGGGAATGAAGGGATCGTGCTGCCGAGCAGTACAGGCTCAACtggaaaggggaagggaagacCAGCTCTTCCGAGACCGCCGCCTCTAGCGAGCGCGACAGGTCGGCATGGGTCTTCATGATAATGCTGgtgagaagagggggagTGGTCTTGTATGCCTTGTATAATGCATCATCATATCATTGTTCACCACTACGACTGGTTGTGCTGCCGAGGCGTCCTAATGATTTAGGTTTAATTATCTATCTCTTCTGGCTCCATCCCTCCACGTGCCGAGAACGATGCTATTCCGAGTCATTCCATTCGTCATAGCGCCCAGTCCAGTCAACTGCCACTTAAGCActttcatccatctcgCACCGTAGATGAATCACTGGGGAATAGGGCaggaaggagttgaagaagggggcCGAGCGCGTGCTACCTGCAGTGCGATTAATTAGGCTCGTACCTGAATGATGGCAGCTTCTCCCTGACTTGAGAGCAAAACCTATAAAAGGTGCGCGCTTGACTTTCAAAGATCTGCATCCTTCGACGCACTTTTTATCTTTTATCtcactctttctcccttaTACCCACCACAACCgccactcttccttcctactAACTATTCAAAACCACAACCATAAAAGTTGGAAGGCAAAAGTTACTAATCGTATCAAATCCCTTTTAAAACATGGTCCCATCTACACGCTCCACATCCAAGTCACCCAACCCTGTAGTTCATAATACATTCCTCGTTTCCGAGTCGAGCCTTCGGCCTACTACCAGTGCAGGCAATTATACCAATAGTCATTCGAATACGCCCAAATTTGGAATCCCGCACGCTGATACCAATCTTAACAGTAGTGAAGGACCAAAAGCTCTGACAAACGCAATCTTCAACTCGGACCCCAGGGTCGAGACTCATCCTGAACCGTCAGCTCCCAACTATGAAGTGAGACTCTCCGGACTAAGTCAAGCTGGTATGTTCTTTCATCTTAACACTTACATCTTCGCCGACGGTGTGCATTCTCGATGACGACGGATGAGGTGTGGAGCGGTGTTGGATGGGTTGGCAAGTGACCTAGGGAAGAGTTTAGTTGAGCGACGCGGTACGGCGTCAAGGTGCAATGCTGACATTTACCATTAGTGACTTCGGATCATTTGATCAACTTCTTTGCCACCCATAGTGAGTACCTTTTCTGCTCTCGGCGCAACACTGTCGGTACTCGACGCTGACCGCTTCTTGCGTTCTTTTTCAACCCACTTacttcctttccatccacccTCTATGATTATACTTGGTCGTAAAATAGTCAAGGTCCTAGGTGTACTGATGCATTCCTCTGCTCTCAGCTCCGCCAATCTACAATGGGCTCAAGTATGGGTTTCGTCGGAGGCAGATGTCGTGAGATGTTTAGGGTTGAAGGGATGTTTGGCGCCTAGTGGAATGTGAGTTCTacttattattatttttaCCTACTCTCTATATGCCATTGGATGGATATTGACGCCGTATCAGCACTCTTGTGAGAGCACCATCAACCATTCCCACACAAGCTCAAGGCATTTCGACTGTGACCACGCCTGAACTTGAAACTGCCAATGCTTCTTTCGAGCTCAAGACGCCTCCTACACCTCTCCCAGCACCGCCTGCGGCCGTTAGCTCGATTTACAGCGCTGATTGCACCTCTTCTAATCTATCTCCGTTTGGCTCTGGTTCGTCCTCTATTCATAACAGTGGCTCTGCACTCGTCTGTTCAACTGGTTTCAACATGACTAGCCTCAGCAACAGCCTTTCGAGTCTCACTTTGGACATGAACCAAAGAGACAATTCTGGTCTGGGTTATAGGCATGTTGGCCCTCAGGGACCCTTGTCGAGAAATCTATATGTGATGGGTTTACCTCTGGACATGACTCAGTGAGTCTCCTGTAGTGTGCTCTTTCCTATCGAGAGTTTGCTTAGCATTAGTAGGATCCAGTTTAAAGCCTTATTCACACCGTTCGGAATGGTGGAGCATTCGACTTTGCTTTCTCAACTGGATGGACTGGGACGTAGACGGTAAGTACCTAACGGCTGACTTTTGATGCGGACTCATGTCCCTTTATAGAGGTTTTGTCCTTATGTCAACTCACCAAGAAGCGGTAGAGGCTATGCGTGCCATGAACGGCACTTGGCATGCTGGGTTCAAAATGGATGTCTCTTGGGCTCTTATCCAGCGTGAGGCCAAACATTTCGGATCTAGCAGTGTGTAATCTGTGCAAGATGCTTGGGCGCGGCTGACAGTACAAAGATATTATGCCAAACCGAGTTGTCCACCCTCCAACGGTATCTATCCGACGCGAATCCATGGAAGAATGTACTGTGGTCGTTGACAACCTGGTATATTTGCAAACGCAACTGTAACGAATCAGAGCTGATGGACCTGATAGGACCCTATGTACTTTCCCGACTCGGCAAGTATCCTCGATATCTTCAATCATTTTGGCCCTGTGTCCCGCGTCCatattctctcctccaaccCGTTTAAAATTCTCATTCAATTCGATCATGCGGTATCCGCCACTGCGCTAGTGGCTGCCAATGGTCTTAACCTTGGTGGCCGCCCGCTTGTGGCTCGTCGATATGTGGGAGCAATCGATGCACTTGTTCCTACTCACAACTCGGCGACTGCTAAAATGGCCCAATCGGCTTCAATGACGATGCCTGTAGCGAGAACTACCTTTGATTCGTTCGGTCAGCAACTTGGCCCTCCTCAGCATCAGGCTCAGTCTCATGTGCATTCTGTTCCATTCCCATTGCATGATCTGGGGTCGTCTCTCTCAAGAATGACAACCAGAAGAGGGAGCGAACCATTGGACTTTGGGCCTACTTCCTCTTATCTGTCGTCATTGGGTCATTTTGAAGTTTTCCAACCCGATCCTCCTCAAACGTTGGCCCGACCTCTGCTGTCCTACCAGGCTCGACCGCAGTCTCAGCCTGTCTCGAATCAGCAGTTGCAACAATCGGAACAATCTGACGTATTGCAGGTGCAAAAATGGCAACAGTTTAATCCGTTTACCGCATTCATGGAGCCTACTGGGGAAATGGATACTCATCATCGGTCCGGTTTGGGTGCGAAAGTGACAGGAAACAACAGCAACGGTAACAGCGACGGGAATGGCAAATCGGCCTCGACGGAATCGAAATCTTTCGGTACATCAATTTCTATCAATACTCTTAAATCTGATCTCTTtgcacctcttccttggcaCCCTATTGGAGGCAATAAAAGGACTATTAATGAGGCCCTAAAGGAGACGAACAATTTGACTACTTTCCAGAATGGGCCGCACCAGCAACAGGAACAATTAGGACTGAATAAGGCGGCTGTGAAGATTGGCCTTGATGTTCAGGATGAGAACAAGCGTCCTGTGACGGGTGCAACTGGATCAATGGCACCGCTGGGTAACACTGCAGAGGAATGTGGGGGGCTGGGTGTAAGGGGGATGCAAGATCGATGGCAGGTTTCGCCTGATTGGTGGCAAGTCTTTTTTCTGATGATTGTTGTTATAGCTGATGCTGATGGCTAGATGGAATGAACATTTTTTTCATGCGTTGCGGAATACATGATGATCGCTTGGATTTGCTCTGGAAGAGTTATCTGGCCTCTCGACATACAAGTTCCACTGCTACGTAGCATTCATTCGATAGCCGCACTTTTTTCACCTTTTGCGCGATCCCCTGTTACGAACGACCCCATCCTCATACCCTACTTACGAGGCTCGTTGCCACATATATCTTGTCGGTTTTTTGTTGTCCTTTGCATATTCCTGTTACCATCCCCCCTAGTAATCACCGTTATTTTTTATCATGTGCAAATACCATTTCTATACGATTCTTATCAAACGAGATACGACCAGTTTATTACGCAAAACCTAGAATATACAAATGGACATTTTTCAAGGAATTTTTGTGCCATACTGTGATACTATCGTACTCGATACACATACTTTTACACCTACAGTACCATGATACGTGGCGTTATGGATAATTCTGCATATACAATGACAAACCTAGTGGAAAACGATTATCGATGTTCTTCAACATTTGATCCCGCTGATTAGTGACAGATCTCCAAGCGGTTTGTACCTTTTTAATTCTCGTGTTCTCATCCACTTTTCCAatctccactcttctttcctacTGATTCTCCCAAATTCACCAATCTGAACTAAAATGCCGCACCCAACGACGCTCAAGACATACGCCTCGCGCATCACACTACACACCAACCCGACCGCGCGGCGGATCCTGACCATCATGGACCGCAAACGCACGAATCTGTGTGTGAGCGTGGACGTGACAAGGGCGGATGAGGTGCTTGGGATTGTGAAAATGGTCGGGGCGAGTGTTTGTATGGTCAAGGTGAATCAAAAGTatcccaaaaaaaaaagcaaaaacaaagacgaaaacaaaaacaaaaaagaaaaaagcaaaaagcaaaaagcaaaaagcaaaaagaacgaaagaaagaacGTAGCTAACTAAAAAGCTAGACACACTGTGACATTATTGAAGACTTTACACTTGAATTCGCGCACAAGCTTGTCGAGCTTTCACACCAACTCGATTTTGTGATTTTCGAAGACCGCAAATTTGCCGATATCGGTGCGTCCCTgtttctctccctcttaTAAAAGTATAGTATGTAAATAGGCAAACACAGGCAATACTGTGTCACTGCAATACTCGTCCGGGACACACAAAATCGCTTCATGGTCCGACCTGACCAACGCGCACTCCGTCCCTGGACCTGGTATCATCACCGGCTTATCCACCATCGGTCTCCCGCTCGGCCGTGGGCTTTTACTGTTGGCGAACATGTCGTCCAAGGGGGCGCTTGCGAGGGGGGAGTATACGCGGGAGACGGTGCGGATGGCGCGGGAGGCCGGTCGGGATTTTGTCATCGGTTTCATTGCGCAAGAGCGCGTCGAtgcggaagaagcagaagaagcggaggaCTGGCTGATCATGTCGCCAGGGGTGGGGTTGGCCGCCAAGGGGGATAAGCTGGGACAGCAGTACAGGACGCCGAGGGAAGTGGTGCTGGAAGCGGGTGCGGATGTGATTATCGTCGGACGAGGGATTTACGGGGTGCaaggtggggaagaggcagtcaaggcggaggcggagaggtacagggaggaagggtggaaggCTTATGAGGAGAGGCTGGGGTAGTGGAGTAGATGGATACATTAGAGACGGAGTAGATATGGATACATAGTCATAGGCAGTGTATGTACACCAAGGCGAAATATGATAGTCGGAGAAAAGTCGGCGTATTGGTGGAATACAAGTGTAATTTACAGCGACGGTGAATGCCGAAACGTCATGATCGGTAAAACGGTCCGACCCGGATACGAATGTTTTAAAACAGCAcactctttttctctcttcttaaACTATACACTTTTCACGACGATGCCACCCCTGCAGACGTATGGCGAGCGGCCGGTTGTGCTGTTGACTGTACGTGCGAGTGCGCCTGCCGGGCTGACGTTTGCAGAACGACGACGGCCCGCCCTGCGACGCCTCGCCGAACATTTATTCGTTTGCGAGAGCGCTGGAGAGCCAGCTCGGGTGGGATGTGCGGGTGGTGATCCCGGACTCGCAAAAGTCATGGTGGGTGGCGCCACGTGGCTCGGCAGCGCTGATGGATGGACAGGGTGGGCAAGGCATATGCGATCAACGACGTCATCACCGCCAGCTACTTTTACCCGCAAGGTAGGCGCCCCCCGCACGGACACTCGCTGACACACCGCAGAGCCCGACGGCCGCACGGGGGAGGTCACGCACGTCCCCCGCCCCCTCAAACACGGCGAGTCCATGGAATGGGTCCTCCTCTCCGGCGTGAGTCGCCCCCCCCCTCACCGCGCTCATTGCTCATCCCCCCCGCGCACAGACCCCCTCGTCGTGCGCCAACATCGCACTGCACAATCTCTACCCGGGCGAGATCGACCTCGTCATCTCCGGCCCCAACCGTACgtctccccccccccccccccctccccccacTAACCCCCCCAAGACGGCCGCAACTCGTCCACCGCGTTCGCCCTCTCCTCCGGCACAGTCGGCGCCACCCTCGCCGCCACCCTCTCCGTCCCCCTCCCCGGcccccccgcccccgcgCCCGCCCTCCACACCGAACACGTCCCCTGCATCGCCCTCTCCTACGCCGTCGTGTCCCGCCCCATCGCCCCCCGTCTCCTCGCACTCGCCGCAGAAACCTCGGTCGATGTATGCAAGAAACTGTTCGACAACTGGGCACACGACCCGGCTCCAGGGCGTGCAGGCAAAGTCCAAATCTACAGCGTCAACGTGCCCCTCGTCGAGCACTATCTCGAAAGGGGCAATCGCAAGGCGGTGTACACCGAACTGTGGAAGAATGCGTATGGGTCCTTGTTCAAGCCCACCACTCGGCGCGtcgtcttttctttttttctcacAACCGACTCTAACTTTCAACTTTTGCAGCGACCACTCGCATTTCGACCCCGGAGACGATCCCGACCAAGGAAACGCAACTACCGGACACCAGCCTAACAAGCCGCAGGCGGCTCCCGTTCCGAGCCACACCAAAACATCCGACGGTACACCCGGCCCTGCCGCCCTCCCTACCCCATCCTTAACCCCGGCCCCCACTCCAACCACTGCTCAGACCCCGCGGCAGCGGCAGCTGAAATTCCGGTTCGATCCCGACCTCCAGCCGGTCCTCTTTCCCAGCGAAGACACCTTGACAGAGGGAACAGATGCATGGGCGTTGGCAAAGGGGTACGTCAGCGTGACGCCCTTGAGGGCAGAGTATAGCTGTGTTCCCGTGGCACAATTCGGGAGCGAGTTGCATCTATAGACATGCATTGCAGAATGAACCCGTACAATACTTGCTTTCCTTCCGTATTACCCAAATCAAAACGTAAGCGTCTCATCCTACAAACCATCAGTCGCTTTATTCAGAATACAATCAATATGATATACACCTACATCATACTCGTCCACTGCCTCGGAAGCGGCCACCGGTCTTCCAAGCTCTGCCTTGAGTCTCGCAATCTCACTAACCAGACCAGTGTCAAAACCATATCTTTTCCCTAGAATCAGGGGATACTTACCTCTCCAGTTCAGTTACCTTGGCGTTATGCGCTTCATGAAGTCTTGCCATAGACGGTGAACTGGGCATCTCACCTCGAGGTGGTGTAGAAGGAACGCGCAACTTGTCCGGGCCCTGCGCGCTTTCTTCCGCATACTGCTGTTCTCGGCTTTCAACCGCCGCTCGAATCTCATCCGCCTGTCGTTCATGTACAGCCAACAGCGTCTGCTCGAAATGCGTCTTGTTCATCTCCGACATCTTTTCAAAACTCACTTTTAGTTGTCGCGTACATAGTGTCGTAGGTGGAATAGCACTTACCTCGAGCGCACCAGCAAGTTCATCAGAAACATGCTGCAATTCCGCCTTGACTTTTTTCAACTCTGCCTCAACCTCTGTCTCAGCCTCATTACTCTTGCCGCCGGCACTCTCCAACTCGTtctccaacctcttcactttctcaacaagcacatccctctcctcaacaacaCCCTCCAACTTTACTTGATCCCCCTCCACTTGCGCATTCGCAGCTTGCAACGACAACTCCAACACAGAT
Above is a window of Cryptococcus tetragattii IND107 chromosome 1, whole genome shotgun sequence DNA encoding:
- a CDS encoding orotidine 5'-phosphate decarboxylase, which gives rise to MPHPTTLKTYASRITLHTNPTARRILTIMDRKRTNLCVSVDVTRADEVLGIVKMVGASVCMVKTHCDIIEDFTLEFAHKLVELSHQLDFVIFEDRKFADIGNTVSLQYSSGTHKIASWSDLTNAHSVPGPGIITGLSTIGLPLGRGLLLLANMSSKGALARGEYTRETVRMAREAGRDFVIGFIAQERVDAEEAEEAEDWLIMSPGVGLAAKGDKLGQQYRTPREVVLEAGADVIIVGRGIYGVQGGEEAVKAEAERYREEGWKAYEERLG
- a CDS encoding 5'/3'-nucleotidase SurE; protein product: MPPLQTYGERPVVLLTVRASAPAGLTFAERRRPALRRLAEHLFVCESAGEPARVGCAGGDPGLAKVMGGQGICDQRQPDGRTGEVTHVPRPLKHGESMEWVLLSGTPSSCANIALHNLYPGEIDLVISGPNHGRNSSTAFALSSGTVGATLAATLSVPLPGPPAPAPALHTEHVPCIALSYAVVSRPIAPRLLALAAETSVDVCKKLFDNWAHDPAPGRAGKVQIYSVNVPLVEHYLERGNRKAVYTELWKNAYGSLFKPTTRDHSHFDPGDDPDQGNATTGHQPNKPQAAPVPSHTKTSDGTPGPAALPTPSLTPAPTPTTAQTPRQRQLKFRFDPDLQPVLFPSEDTLTEGTDAWALAKGYVSVTPLRAEYSCVPVAQFGSELHL